The following coding sequences are from one Triticum aestivum cultivar Chinese Spring chromosome 5A, IWGSC CS RefSeq v2.1, whole genome shotgun sequence window:
- the LOC123106932 gene encoding 11 kDa late embryogenesis abundant protein has protein sequence MQGGKSSSAVGAAKEAVANVGTSAWASKEKTMAVVQETVNKAKAHDPAAKAEAEARKQERIHEAEAAKRDAMRHNAAAKEHATAASYHPTTGAGVDARDVEVEGAAAPRAGSSDDGYLPVSGAGHWVGEGGGHQLPARGTPGGHSA, from the coding sequence ATGCAGGGCGGGAAGAGCTCGAGCGCGGTGGGCGCGGCCAAGGAGGCGGTGGCGAACGTGGGCACGTCGGCGTGGGCGAGCAAGGAGAAGACCATGGCCGTGGTGCAGGAGACGGTGAACAAGGCCAAGGCGCACGACCCGGCGGCCAAGGCCGAGGCGGAGGCCAGGAAGCAGGAGCGGATCCACGAGGCGGAGGCCGCCAAGCGGGACGCCAtgcgccacaacgccgccgccaAGGAGCACGCCACCGCCGCGTCCTACCACCCCACCACCGGCGCCGGAGTGGACGCCCGCGACGTCGAGGTGGAGGGCGCGGCCGCCCCGCGCGCGGGGAGCAGCGACGACGGCTACCTGCCGGTGTCGGGGGCGGGGCACTGGGTCGGCGAGGGCGGCGGTCACCAGCTGCCCGCGCGCGGCACGCCCGGCGGCCACTCTGCGTGA
- the LOC123103401 gene encoding enoyl-[acyl-carrier-protein] reductase [NADH] 2, chloroplastic, with the protein MGASAATGMQMVAARPCIPACQRMLGSRSGVSAFGRALSTRTGFASCVKTASSGSLISVSRKRFAVRAMSQGAVQGLPIDLRGKRAFIAGIADDNGYGWAIAKALAAAGAEILVGTWVPALNIFETSLRRGKFDESRKLPDGSLMEITKVYPLDAVFDSLEDVPEDVKANKRYAGSSKWTVKEVAETVKDDFGSIDILVHSLANGPEVTKPLLETSRSGYLAAVSASSYSFISLLQHFLPIMNPGGASISLTYIASERTIPGYGGGMSSAKAALESDTRVLAFEAGRKGKIRVNTISAGPLGSRAAKAIGFIEKMIEYSYVNAPLQKELLAEEVGNAAAFLVSPLASAITGSTVYVDNGLNTMALAVDSPTLST; encoded by the exons ATGGGTGCATCTGCAGCTACCGGTATGCAGATGGTGGCGGCGCGCCCTTGCATCCCAGCTTGCCAGCGAATGCTTGGGTCGAGATCTGGAGTTTCTGCATTCGGAAGGGCGCTCAGCACCAGAACTGGCTTTGCAAGCTGTGTTAAAACTGCGTCATCTGGATCGCTCATTTCTGTAAGCCGCAAGAGGTTTGCTGTCAGGGCGATGTCTCAGGGAGCTGTCCAAGGACTCCCCATTGATCTCAGAG GTAAAAGAGCATTTATTGCTGGAATCGCTGATGATAATGGTTATGGCTGGGCAATAGCCAAGGCTCTTGCTGCAGCTGGTGCTGAAATTCTTGTTGGTACATGGGTGCCT GCACTGAACATATTCGAGACAAGCTTGAGACGTGGAAAGTTTGACGAATCACGGAA GCTGCCTGATGGATCCCTTATGGAGATTACTAAAGTGTATCCACTGGATGCAGTTTTTGACTCCCTGGAGGATGTTCCTGAAGAT GTTAAAGCAAATAAGAGGTACGCAGGCTCCTCAAAATGGACTGTGAAG GAAGTTGCTGAAACTGTGAAGGATGATTTCGGCAGCATTGATATCCTTGTGCATTCTCTTGCCAATGGTCCTGAG GTAACAAAGCCCTTGCTGGAGACATCAAGAAGTGGCTATCTTGCTGCAGTTTCAGCATCTAGTTACTCGTTCATCTCTTTACTTCAGCACTTCCTTCCCATCATGAATCCAG GAGGTGCTAGTATCTCTTTGACCTACATTGCTTCGGAAAGGACAATCCCTGG CTATGGTGGTGGCATGAGTTCAGCAAAGGCAGCACTTGAAAGTGATACAAGA GTTCTTGCTTTTGAAGCAGGCCGAAAGGGCAAAATCAGAGTGAACACTATATCAGCAG GTCCATTGGGGAGCAGAGCTGCAAAGGCTATTGGATTCATCGAGAAGATGATCGAGTACTCTTATGTTAACGCACCATTGCAGAAGGAACTCTTGGCAG AGGAAGTGGGGAACGCAGCAGCATTCTTGGTGTCTCCGTTGGCATCTGCAATCACTGGTTCAACTGTTTATGTCGACAATGGACTCAACACGATGGCGCTCGCGGTTGACAGTCCTACTTTGTCTACATAA